The following nucleotide sequence is from Fusarium graminearum PH-1 chromosome 1, whole genome shotgun sequence.
CCTGTTGTCACCCGATTCCCTCCCGAGCCAAACGGATACCTTCACTTGGGTCACGCCAAGGCTATTGCCATTGACTTTGGATTCGCTCGCTACCACGGTGGCAAGACGGTAAGCTTCAATGCGCCGGATGGATTTGATAAAGATGCTAATTTATGATAGATCCTTCGGTATGATTTTAGAATCGAGCGCCAAAAAAATTATAGCTAACGGATATAAAGATTCGATGACACAAACCccgacgaagaggaggagatctATTTTGAATGGATCCTGAAGATCATCAGGTGGCTTGGTGCGAATCTCGATGTCTACGATACCCGAATCGATTTTGACTAATATTGGTTGTCAACAGGTTTTGAGCCTAGCGCCATCACACACTCTAGCGACAACTTCCAGAAGCTATTCGATCTCGCCAAGGAGCTTATtaagaaggacaaggcatACGTCTGCCACTGTAACGAAGCCGAGATCAAGCTTCAGCGTGGtggaaaggaaggaaaggaaggtCCCCGATACCGTTGCGCCCATGCCGAGCAGGATGTCGAGACAAACCTCCAGAAGTTCCAGGATATGCACGATGGAAAATACGCACCCCAGACTGCTTTCCTCCGCATGAAGCAGGACATCACAAACGGCAACCCTCAGATGTGGGATCTTGCGGCCTACCGCATACCTAAGAACCAGAAGGTTCACCACCGAGCGCCCGAGTGGAAGATTTTCCCTACCTACGATTTCACACACTGTCTTTGCGATAGTTTCGAGGGTATCACACACAGTCTGTGCACCACCGAGTTTATTCTGTCTCGTGAAAGCTACGAGTGGCTGAACAAGTCCCTCGAGGTCTACGAGCCAATGCAGCGAGAGTTTGGTGAGAAAAGATATGTAAATGTGTAAGTACGAATTGCTGATGACTTTTAGGCCGACTTAATGTTAGCGGAACCATCATGAGCAAGCGagctctcaagaagcttgttgagggcGGATATGTTCGAGCTTGGGATGACCCTCGTCTGTACACACTGATCGCCATCAAGCGTCGCGGTATCCCCCCTGGCGCTCTTTTGGCTTTCATCAACGAGCTTGGTGTTACCACAGCCAAAACAATCATCCAGATTGCACGATTCGAGCAGACCGTCCGCCGTTACCTCGAGAACACTGTGCCACGACTCATGCTTGTCCTGGACCCTATTCCCGTGACCATTGAGGATCACGAGGAAACTGTAGAACTTGAGGTTCCTTACTCCCCTAAGGACCCCAAGTTCGGTACTCACAAGGTCCGATTTACCAAGACTGTCTACATTGACCGATCCGATTTCCGAGAGGAAGACATTAAGGGCTACTTCCGACTTGCCCCTGGTAAGACCGTTGGTCTTCTCAACGCTCCTCACCCTATCAAGGCTACTTCgttcgagaaggatgagtCAGGTAAGGTCACTAGCATCAAGGCTGTGTTCGACAAGGAGAGCAAGCCCAAGACCTACATCCAGTGGGTGCCCGAGGGCTCCATCAAGTTGGAGGCCCGTGTGCAAAGCCCTCTGTTCAAGTCTGACGACCCTACTGCGGTTGAGGGCGGCTTTTTGAACGACATCAACCCCGACAGTGAGGTCGTCTACCCTGAggctcttgttgaggagggtTTTAATGAGGTGCGCCAGCGCGCTCCTTGGCCTGTTACAGCTGGTGAGACCAACGAGGCTAGCGGCCCCGAGAGTGTTCGATTCCAGGCTATGCGTGTCGCCTACTTTGTGAGTGTATGCTTCCTGACCTTTGAACGAAAACTAACCATCACATAGGCCATGGACTCGGATAGCACAGATGACAAGATTGTGCTTAACCGTATTGTTTCTCTGAAGGAGGATCGCGAAAAGAACTAGTTACAGTTTATAAACTAAGtcagaagaaaaaagaagaaaaaagagaaagaaataCCAATACTCGAGTCCGACTACTATTGATTTGTAAGATGATAAAGAAAGTGAAACAGATGGGAACATTGATAAAAAAGATAGTAAGATGTTGATAACAGGAAGAAAGATCATACAATAACCCGGTTGAAACGACAGTGTTGACTTGTTATTCACATCACGTCCCAGATCCAAAACTTAGGAAGAAGACCTGACCAGTGACATGAAACACGTGCAAAGCATCCAACTCCTTCTTTCATTTCCAAAAGTTCTGGTTGAAAgattcagcagcagcaccgccCATGTCCCCTGTCATAACCTTCCCATCTTTGCCAAAGTCATTGTTGGTGATTGCATTTGTCCGCGGTGCAGCTTGATAGTTGGTTTCCACACCAACATTACCTGTCATAACAAATCCGACGCCTTTATTGCTATAAATCGAGTTTTGCACCACTTCAGAAGATGCATCGAAACGGGGTGCTTCGAGAGCCTCGAGCTCAGCGGCGACAACGGGGATTGTTCCATCTTTTTGTAGTCAGAGATGTTATGTTTACAAAGATCAAAAGTGCCATACTGACCCAATTTGCGATCGCGATTCTCGACCAGTTCCAAAAGGGCCATGTTCACACCCAAGACACGCTGTACGTTCAAGTTTGTCTCCGCAAGGACGTCGTATGCAACTCGAAACCCATCATGGAAGTTTCCGACTACGCCCACGTGTGCAACAAGGATACGTACAGTAAGATCACCCTTGGCCGTGTCGAGTCGCTTGAGAATTCCCTCTAGTTCCTTTTCTTCGCGATCGCCCATCCTCAAGGAGCGGACGAAttttgaggttgagcttctctgctGGACGAGAGAAAGCCGATCGTAGAATTGTCTAAGCTCTTCGGCAACCTGAGCGATTGTCTGGAGTTGTTGCTCGATGGCAAAGCTCTGCAAGTTTCTCTCCTCTCGCACAAGAGTCAAAGATTCTTCGATACTGTTCAGCTGTTTTGAGACATTATCCAGTGTTGTAGGTATCCCTAATACTCTGTGGCGCGCTTTCCGTGCTTCGTTGACTATTCTTAGGGCAGCATCTATCAGTGATACTATACTGCCGGCTACTTCAACACCTGAAGCCTATTGATAGTGTTGATAAGCAGCGACATCAAAAGGATGAGTAAagtgttttttttttaccaTGATTTAGGGATATTAGTGATGATGAATTCCAATATTGAGATTGaaaatgatcaagatacCTGACtacttacctacctacccaaGTAGATAATGCAGGGGGGCTGAGGGATCAGGCTGGCGGCTATGACAACCCGTGACTGCAGCCACCAGGCTCTCGTTTCAACCCAAGCCCGACCTGCATATTCCTTCTGTCATACCACCGGTTAGAAGATAAGAGGTTCTTGAAACATTGCCTCAGGATGCTTGATAATCGAACAATCGCTGGAAGTCAGTTCGGAGACAGCGCTCAGATTCATCTGGGTGACAACAATTATAACTGTAAATACTGTCTCGCGGTACGAAGATAAAGCTGACCAAAAAATCAGGCTCAcacgatgacaagaagagatGTTTGCTTGATCTACGAATGACTGATCCTAAGCTTGACAAAGCGCGAATTGTACAAGCCAAAGGTGGCTTACGTGAAGAGTCGTACTGCTGGATTTTCGAGAACGAAGACTTCAAACAATGGAAGGATACCGAATCCGATTCACGGTTCCTCTGGATTAAAGGTAATCCGGGGAAGGGGAAGACGATGCTTCTAGCAGGCATCATCGACAAATTGAACACCGAACCAGGAAACTTTGGCCAGATCGCATACTTCTTCTGCCAAGGGACCGACGGTCGAATCAATAATGCCACAGCTGTCCTCCGCGGGCTTATATATATGCTTGTCAAACGCCAAGAGTCATTGTTGACGCACGTATGGAAAGAGTATGAGCATGCTGGAAAACAGCTCTTCGAAGACTGTAATGCGTTTACTGCCCTCTCCCGCATTCTGCACACCATCCTTGCAGACTCTAGTATGAACGAGACTGTATTAGTTATCGATGCGCTAGATGAATGCGTCACGGATCTTCACTTGCTGCTGGATTTACTTGTCGACCTGTCCCAGCAAAATGTTAGATGGATCGTCTCCAGCCGAAACTGGCCCGAGATAGACGTTCTTCATGATGCGGCACAGAAACTTGTCTTGCGCCTGGAGTTGAACGATGCCAGCATCTCACAAGCCGTCAAACTCTTTATCAATTTCAAAGTCCGTACTATCTCGACACGCAAAGGATTGAACACCGATACAAAGCTAGCTATCCAGAGATATATGGAGTCGAACTGTAACGAAACGTTTCTTTGGGTAGCTTTGGCTTGTCAACTGATCGAAGACCCAAAACTACCAGGCTGGGAAATCCTCGTAAAACTGAGGAAAACCCCGGCAGGTCTGGAAAACATATATCGACGGATGTTGGATTACACCCTTGGTTCACATTGCAAGGAAGACTGCAAGCAAATATTAAAACTCACGCTCACTGCGTATCGACCTATGACGCTAGACGAATTATTATCTCTCTGGGAGCCGTCCGAGGACACGCCATTCGACAAACACATACTGCAAGAgattgttgaaagagctgGATCATTCCTAACCCTGAAGGATGACACAATCTACTTCATACATCAATCAGCGAAAGATTATCTCATCGTGGAAGCAACAGAGGAACTTGATTTCGTTatacatcttcaacattaTCATACTTTCAACAGGTGCTTGATAGCTTTGAACCGTAACCTTCGGCGAAACATCTATTCTCTTGGCTATCCAGGATTTCCCATTGAAGAAGTAAGAATACCAGAGCCAGATCTATTAGCTCCAGTCAGATACTGTTGTATCTATTGGGCTTCTCATTTGTGTGATTCTGATCCAGATAGCCTCAGAATGGCTTTGGGACCAGGAGGCGTGTTGAAATTCTTTCTAAGGGAAAAGGGCCTGAATTGGATCGAGGCCATGTGCTTATTGCAAGTGTTGCCTGATGCACTCCGAGTGTTATATAAACTCCGAAGACTAGCGACATCTGTGAGTATACACGCCATTCTTGAACAGACTTGCAGAGAACTGGATCAGAACTGACTGGCTGTAGACTGAGCCCCGTGTCCACTCATCGTCTCAAGAAACGAGACGAGGCGCTCAAGATTTGATACACAACATTTTTCGAATAATGTGCTATTTCAGAATAGGCATCGAAGTAGCTCCGCTGCAAATATACGCCTCGGGCCTGACGTTTTGCCCTGAAATCTTCCTCGAGAGTATGTCAAAGAAACGGAGCGATGCCCAGGACGAAGTATATACGTGGAAAACATCGAGCTTGAATCTACCATCACACTGGAGCTCACTTACCCAGACCTTTTCCATTCCAGTAGATAGGTTTTCGAACGTCCAATTAGCACCGACACAGGATGACTTCATAATAAGTTCTTGTAGACGTGATACGTTGGTCTTGCAGAGAACAAATAACGCAGCGCCAGCTGAGTTACTTAGCCACGCCCGCGATGTTGTTCTGGGCGCGTACTCAACGGACCACACGcggcttgcttgtttgtcGAGCGAGGGCAAAATTGCAATCTGGGATATGGAGAGAGAGCAAGTTTCGAAAAAACTCGACGTTAACGTTCATGGGTTCCCCAAACCAGAGAAGCTTGATAAAGGAGCACTGACCTTTACAAGCGACATCTCTACTCTGCTTTTAGCATACCATGGACGCATTGGGATGTGGAATATAGATCGAGAATCATTCTCGCAACCATTCGACATAGGAAGCTATTTTGTGACAAAATGTCATGTGTTTGGGCGCGAGGGCAAACTTCTGGCCACTGTTGAAACGGGGGTGGTAGAAATCTGGAACCTCGGCGACAACCACATGATTCAACAATATACTCACCAGAACTTGGTGAAAGTCACGCATCGAATACCCATCGCTTTTTCACACGACGGTAACAAGTTTGTCGTGATAGAGGTTGGTCGAGTCGTCGTTCATGACCTAGAAGACGGCGAAGACTTGTGCATTGACACAGATGCCATGGGTTTTAAGACTTGCATTGCCGCTCCTGTCTTCACGAGGACTGGTAATATCGGTGTGCCATGCGAGAATGGTATTCACCTGTTGGCAGCGAATGGGGCACACCTGGGAACGTTTGACGTGAAAGCGCATGGAGGTTTCTGTTTTTCCGCCGATGAACTGCAGATTGCAGCTGTTGTTTCACAGTCTTTTTCAGCATGTGAAATTGGCATTTGGGATGCTGACCTACTGCCCACCAAGACTGATGAGGATGTCGAGCAGTGGGATTACACACCAGACTGCTTCATATCCAGAAATGGATGTCAGCTTGCACTTGTTTCACCGGACAAGATAAGCATTTGGAACACTCAATCCGGCTTACTTGAAAAATCATTCAAGACGCACGGGTTGCTCTCTGTCCGCTTCTCAGAAGATTTCCGGTGGTTTGCTTGGAAAGGGCATGGTGATAATGTCCTTCGCTTTTGGGATACTTTGAAAGACGAGATGGTTATGGAAATTAACCTGAGTGCGAGCCTGCGGCTACATAAGCAAGTGTTCTTTTCGCATCCAGACTTGAATCTGGTGGCAATCTGGTCATTGAACGGCGAGATTACTATTTGGGATTTGCTTTCGCGATCACCTAGATCCCATGTTTCTAGTGAAGAAATAAAACAGCACTACACCTTTAAGGTTGATAACGAAGCTTTTGTTTTTTTCGCTGTTGACTGACGAAGTCTTCCTGTCCAATGCGAAAAACGGCATCGAGGCTTACGATACCCGCACCGGGGCGCTTACACGAACTTTCAAGTTACCATATCCCCTTTTATCCACTCTTTCTTTATCAGAGGATGGTCTGCGCAGTCTGCGCATTGATTAACGACAAGTCGGATACTGTGTTGTGCTGGATGTGAAGACTGGAAGCCGCTTGACGCACGTCTACGACTTGCAATTCACGGCTGGGTTGACTGATCAGAGGATCCGCACTCAATACGGTGTTTTAGATCTACGGAACAAAATATTGATGGATACGAATTCCAGTGAGTTCGGGGATGACCGGTTTAGTATCGCGGTAAACAAGCAAGAGCCTGATGATTACTGGATTATGTGTGGTAATAGGAAAGTCATATGGATACCATACGATTTCAGAGGTGGTCTGCTCGGAGGTATGGAGTTCAGACACCCAAAAAGTaccaaaaacaccatggTTTTCACAAACCACACCAGGGGAGGGGTGATGTGGTTGAGATTTCTCTAGATTGAGCCAGTCCCTATGACTAAACAGTTTAACTGAGGCTTAATTGTATAGCCGGATCTTTTTCCTAGTCCATCTGGTGAACCTATTACATAGTTCTAAAACAAAGAAAGTCTATCTATGTAAAAAAAATATTCTAGATAGTTTAGTGACTCATCCGCAAAACTAGTGACAGGGAAGACTTATTCAAGCCAGCTTGGTAACCTCGCAAGGTCTACTTTGACATGTACTCGATGGTATTTGAAACATTTACTAGGTCCACTATGCTCATATGCCATTGAAGATATGTGTTCTCCTTTACCACGTGGTCACCCTCCTAGAATCCTGTCTCGAAGATCATCTTAAGGACCAGTCTTAGCACCGAGTTGGACCCAGAGCTGAGCACGCCGGGCTGCGTGCCAGATTAGGTATGATGAGGGTAGTGACAGTTACAAGTACTTATGTAGCCTTCGATCCTTCGACCAGGGCGAGCCTTGCATCGTGCCAAGACAGGCTGAGCTGCCTCGGTGGCTGCTTACGGGTTAACACAGGAGATGTGATAACGGGGGAGGGAAACGAGACTCAATAGTTGGGGGCTGGAAAATCAGGCTTGCTCCTCTTGAACGATAACTCCCCAGTATCTTGCTCTGAGAatttttcctttttctcaCCAATTTTCCATCTGCAGTTTCACTTGTTGACTCCAGAGATGGGTTTCACTATGAGAGGACTGGCCTCGGCGGTTCTTTTAtctttctc
It contains:
- a CDS encoding glutaminyl-tRNA synthetase; translated protein: MSDPVAEVTEATVKLVLDEVTGEQVTRNELKKRTQKRAKKAAAQASREEKAKNQEANPKPAAPKPKAQEPTQLDPDAMFKQGFLADVYKERPVKPVVTRFPPEPNGYLHLGHAKAIAIDFGFARYHGGKTILRFDDTNPDEEEEIYFEWILKIIRWLGFEPSAITHSSDNFQKLFDLAKELIKKDKAYVCHCNEAEIKLQRGGKEGKEGPRYRCAHAEQDVETNLQKFQDMHDGKYAPQTAFLRMKQDITNGNPQMWDLAAYRIPKNQKVHHRAPEWKIFPTYDFTHCLCDSFEGITHSLCTTEFILSRESYEWLNKSLEVYEPMQREFGRLNVSGTIMSKRALKKLVEGGYVRAWDDPRLYTLIAIKRRGIPPGALLAFINELGVTTAKTIIQIARFEQTVRRYLENTVPRLMLVLDPIPVTIEDHEETVELEVPYSPKDPKFGTHKVRFTKTVYIDRSDFREEDIKGYFRLAPGKTVGLLNAPHPIKATSFEKDESGKVTSIKAVFDKESKPKTYIQWVPEGSIKLEARVQSPLFKSDDPTAVEGGFLNDINPDSEVVYPEALVEEGFNEVRQRAPWPVTAGETNEASGPESVRFQAMRVAYFAMDSDSTDDKIVLNRIVSLKEDREKN